TCGCCATATCCACACGTACCCGACCACGAGGATGGCGAGGAAGATCATCATCTCGATGAACCCGAACATGCCGAGCATCTTGAACTGCACCGCCCACGGGAACAGGAAGATGGTCTCCACGTCGAACACCACGAACAGGATGGCGACGATGTAGAAGCGCACGGTGTAGCGGCCGCGCGCGTTGTCGACCGGGTCGATGCCGCACTCGTACGCCATCAGCTTGGTCTTGTTGGGATTCTCCGGGCGCACCAGCTTCGCAAGGATCAGCGTCAGGGGGATCAGCACCCCCACCACCGCGATGAACAGGAACGCCGGGATGTAATTCTGCGGCATATGTCGAACGGACGATACTAACGCCGGGTCAGTACGATTTCAAATCACCAATCACAAACCGCAAATCACAAATCACTTCGCCTCGTACACCGTCTTCCCGCCCACCACGGTCCGCAGCACCTTCGTCTTCAGGATCTCCTCCGGCTTCACCTTGCTGATGTCGCGGTCGAGCACGACGAAGTCGGCGAGCATCCCGGGCGCGAGCGTTCCCTTCTCCTTCTCGGCGAACTCCGCGTAGGCCGAGCCGGTGGTGTAAGCGGCGATGGCCTCGTCGATGGTCAGCTTCTGCTCGGGATAGTAGGTCTTCTTCCCGTCCTCGCTCATGCGGGTCACCGCGCAGTACAGCCCGCGGAAGGGCGTGATGGGCTCCACCGGGTAATCCGTCCCAAACGCCAGCGGGATCTTGTTGTCGAGGAACGTGCGCCACGGATAGGAGTACTTCGCGCGTTCCGGCCCGATGCGCGCCTCCGCCCAGTTCATGTCGGTGAGCAGGTGGTTGGGCTGGACGCTGGCGATCACGCCCAGCTCCTTCATCTCCTGGAACTGCCCGGGCGCCATCACCTGGGCGTGCTCGATGCGGAAGCGGAAGTCGGGCGTCTTGTCGCGATTCTGCGGGCGCTCGTGCCACTCGCGCCACGCCTCGCCGAACCCCGCCAGCGCCAGGTCCGACCCGCGGTCGCCGATGGCGTGGAAGCCGATCTGGAAACCGGCGTTGGTCTTCTCCCACGTCTCTTCCTCGAGATCGTGCTGGCGGAACTGCGGCAGCCCGAAGTTCTTCGGGTCGTCGGAATAGGGCGCGAGCAGCGCCGCGGTGCGCGAGCCGAGCGAGCCGTCCATGTAGCCCTTGAGCATGCCGGTGTGCAGCATCGGGTCGGTGGCGGGATGGTGCGCGCGATGCTCGCCCAGCGTCTTCAGGTCCGCGCCGAACGGCAGCCACTCCGTGATGCGCAGGGTGAGCTTGCCTTCCTTCTCCATCTCCTCGAAGACGAGGAAGTCCTGCCAGTCGGAGTTGTCCTGCGCGC
This DNA window, taken from Terriglobales bacterium, encodes the following:
- a CDS encoding amidohydrolase; this encodes MGKLQVELTGTKSLEEMKQRVAAAAKERPAGEWMQGRGWDHTKWTKVVLPTRQDLDAVTGDHPAIFTRVDGHIAVANTAALQAAGVTKTTKPGQGGAIDLGDDGEPTGILREGARDLVYSKIPPPTPAMRRRALELALADAAQWGITSAQDNSDWQDFLVFEEMEKEGKLTLRITEWLPFGADLKTLGEHRAHHPATDPMLHTGMLKGYMDGSLGSRTAALLAPYSDDPKNFGLPQFRQHDLEEETWEKTNAGFQIGFHAIGDRGSDLALAGFGEAWREWHERPQNRDKTPDFRFRIEHAQVMAPGQFQEMKELGVIASVQPNHLLTDMNWAEARIGPERAKYSYPWRTFLDNKIPLAFGTDYPVEPITPFRGLYCAVTRMSEDGKKTYYPEQKLTIDEAIAAYTTGSAYAEFAEKEKGTLAPGMLADFVVLDRDISKVKPEEILKTKVLRTVVGGKTVYEAK
- the ndhC gene encoding NADH-quinone oxidoreductase subunit A, with translation MPQNYIPAFLFIAVVGVLIPLTLILAKLVRPENPNKTKLMAYECGIDPVDNARGRYTVRFYIVAILFVVFDVETIFLFPWAVQFKMLGMFGFIEMMIFLAILVVGYVWIWRKGALEWV